The Schizosaccharomyces pombe strain 972h- genome assembly, chromosome: I genome contains a region encoding:
- the sec2 gene encoding guanyl-nucleotide exchange factor Sec2: MPDVSNVRVKPNQHPYEKEVNGKLMSQEEILSQKLVAAIERQAALDDKYATEVHRNEALSERIRELEAKLSAKKSFDEELVKFHNLEEKLQLTETKCRNAESEKSRVENELEDLTSSLFEEANRMVANARKETVASEKRVNQLKKQLVDAETLLSSTQHQLTELKDVMHSMSDSHEQNNALHPPLSRTTSFVADNVSVGSFASSTSGLDILTGTSARESLDAKEISSDKHLNISGERPATFPNPTFIEGSDERRSASSLGHRTNNNQNQLIRFSTQIRSSSTSPPRSPLIISDSPSSSIIHNPHPTHPSASAMNYMNPCFLEFHAFFNYPMKFARSRSAYSTSANYSNTPPRNTVTPSTARSSTLSQNPSSSSNSIPLISRNLRDFSFFKRCLEEDIEPTLRLDHASGLSWLTRRSVFTAILESSLIINPLHSTSLLSSQPCSLCGFNRTQPLRQFEFRSRPDSTSHASCTYCVARLRSVCNFVAFLHQICKGVWSSCSLEKAWDECLKKREAMFLSRVGLAKELEG, translated from the coding sequence atgccTGATGTCTCAAATGTGCGTGTAAAACCAAACCAGCATCcttatgaaaaagaagtaaacGGTAAATTAATGTCGcaagaagaaatattatCTCAAAAGCTGGTGGCAGCAATTGAGAGACAGGCGGCTCTTGATGATAAATATGCTACTGAGGTACATAGAAACGAAGCATTGTCAGAAAGGATTAGAGAGCTGGAAGCAAAACTCtcagcaaaaaaaagttttgacGAGGAGTTAGTAAAGTTTCATAACCTTGAAGAGAAACTTCAGCTTACGGAAACGAAATGCCGTAACGCAGAAAGTGAGAAAAGCCGTGTGGAAAATGAACTAGAAGATTTAACTAGCTCGttatttgaagaagctaATCGTATGGTTGCAAATGCAAGGAAGGAGACTGTTGCGTCTGAAAAGCGTGTTAACcaattgaaaaagcaaCTTGTGGATGCAGAAACTCTTTTATCAAGCACCCAGCATCAACTGACGGAACTGAAGGATGTCATGCATTCCATGTCCGACTCACACGAACAAAATAATGCCTTGCATCCACCACTTTCAAGGACCACCTCTTTCGTTGCCGATAATGTATCTGTTGGTAGTTTTGCTTCATCAACTAGTGGACTTGACATTCTAACTGGAACGAGTGCTCGTGAATCTTTAGATgctaaagaaatttcaagtGATAAACATTTGAATATATCAGGAGAAAGGCCAGCTACATTTCCCAATCCAACTTTTATCGAGGGTTCCGACGAACGTCGATCAGCTTCAAGTCTCGGTCATCGCACAAATAACAATCAAAACCAGTTAATTCGATTTTCTACTCAGATTCGATCTAGCAGTACATCTCCTCCTAGATCCCCTTTAATTATTTCAGATTCCCCTTCGTCATCTATTATTCATAATCCCCACCCAACTCACCCTTCCGCCTCTGCCATGAATTATATGAATCCGTGTTTTCTTGAATTTCATgccttttttaattatccTATGAAGTTTGCGAGATCAAGAAGTGCATATTCAACATCAGCAAATTATTCTAACACTCCTCCACGTAACACTGTTACACCATCTACTGCAAGATCATCCACTCTATCGCAAAATCCTAGTTCTTCTTCTAACTCAATTCCTTTAATATCAAGAAATCTACGTGActtctccttttttaaacgtTGTTTAGAAGAAGACATTGAACCCACTTTACGGTTAGATCATGCTTCAGGTTTATCATGGCTAACACGTCGATCTGTGTTCACTGCTATATTAGAATCATCCTTGATCATCAACCCGCTTCATTCTACTTCCCTCCTATCGTCACAACCTTGCTCTTTATGTGGGTTTAACCGTACCCAGCCTTTACGACAATTCGAATTTCGTTCTCGACCTGATTCTACATCACATGCCTCTTGCACTTATTGTGTCGCTCGTCTTCGGAGTGTTTGTAATTTTGTTGCctttcttcatcaaatatGCAAAGGGGTTTGGTCTTCCTGCTCTTTAGAAAAAGCTTGGGATGAGTGTTTGAAAAAGCGAGAAGCCATGTTTTTATCTCGTGTAGGACTTGCAAAAGAATTAGAAGGATAA
- the trm402 gene encoding tRNA (cytosine-5-)-methyltransferase — protein MGKRNKKVTQGKRAYNDKSEIVLENKQFEGYYKKQNLFRGKPNDEFDSFMEYMRKPLPTTFRICGYRHHAFELKNHFEKYYVPSLKNVVHEGQTIPPPTVLPWYPDGLAYIVDAQKDVIRKSPPLKRLQRFLVSENEAGNINRQEAVSMLPPLFLDVEPHHVILDMCAAPGSKTAQLIEAVYKKANIKDAAHDSKNLKSVEGLVIANDADPKRAQMLVHQINRLNSPNILVVNHDASTMPNIYVKGSSPSDGLNVIEEKKILKFDRILADVPCSGDGTFRKNLSLWREWSANSAFSLHPLQLRILIRGLQLLKVGGCLVYSTCSINPIENEAVVTAALKATGGAVSLVDVSKKLPLLKRDPGLLSWKVLDDSLNEFQSPAENTNDKIELTESMWPLPEEEMSKLHIERCARLYPHMQNTGGFFVAVLQKTDPINSRSFDPKKYTASMEILPPENKRQRTEKGVDEASNSTLTKSGNSYFDEEPFVYINPDDTSIKTIVDFYGIDPSFPRDQFFVRNQSGIPVRSIYFACSLFKEIIEANTNRVKFVHGGVRFFVKQEISQLLKDFSLKANKDICNFRIHSNGVNIISPFLNEKHFYDAGLKDLKILVKNEYPHVEQFSESGMLKKEFEKMPLGCNILRVDAQTKDGALMDMLILQPIWRSPTSCNLMLARKEKQNLSLELFGMDV, from the exons ATGgggaaaagaaataaaaag GTGACTCAGGGCAAAAGGGCTTACAATGACAAAAGTGAAATTGTCTTAGA aaataaacaattcgAAGGTTACtataaaaagcaaaatttatttcgaGGAAAGCCAAATGATGAGTTTGATAGCTTTATGGAATATATGAGAAAGCCCTTACCAACTACATTTCGTATTTGTGGATATCGTCACCATGCTTTTGAACTAAAAAaccattttgaaaaatactACGTACCAAGCCTTAAAAATGTCGTCCATGAGGGTCAAACTATTCCACCTCCAACAGTGCTGCCTTGGTACCCAGATGGTCTTGCATATATTGTCGATGCGCAAAAAGATGTTATTCGAAAGAGCCCGCCTCTTAAACGACTTCAGCGGTTTCTTGTAAGTGAAAATGAAGCTGGAAACATTAATCGTCAAGAAGCGGTTAGCATGCTTCCTCCTCTATTCTTAGACGTTGAGCCACATCATGTAATTCTGGATATGTGTGCTGCTCCGGGATCTAAGACTGCGCAGCTTATTGAAGCtgtttataaaaaagcCAATATCAAGGATGCTGCTCATGACAGCAAAAATCTCAAGAGTGTTGAAGGTCTTGTAATTGCTAATGACGCTGATCCCAAACGAGCCCAAATGCTTGTTCACCAAATCAATCGTTTAAATTCCCCGAATATTTTGGTTGTTAATCACGATGCATCGACAATGCCCAATATCTATGTCAAAGGTTCATCTCCTTCTGACGGCTTAAATgtaattgaagaaaaaaaaattttaaagtttGACCGTATTTTAGCCGACGTGCCTTGTTCAGGAGATGGCACTTTCCGCAAAAATTTGTCTCTTTGGAGGGAATGGAGTGCCAATAGCGCCTTTAGCCTTCACCCTTTGCAATTGAGAATTTTGATCAGAGGATTgcaacttttaaaagtgGGTGGTTGTTTGGTTTACTCAACATGCTCCATTAATCCCATAGAAAATGAAGCTGTTGTAACAGCTGCATTGAAGGCTACTGGTGGTGCAGTTTCTCTTGTTGATGTGTCTAAAAAACTACCCCTACTTAAGCGTGATCCCGGTCTTTTATCTTGGAAGGTTTTGGATGATTCTCTTAACGAATTTCAATCACCTGCTGAGAACACCAATGATAAGATCGAGTTAACCGAATCCATGTGGCCTCTTCCTGAGGAGGAAATGAGCAAACTCCACATAGAAAGATG TGCCAGACTATATCCCCATATGCAGAATACTGGTGGTTTTTTTGTGGCCGTACTCCAAAAAACTGATCCTATTAATTCCCGTTCGTTTGATCCCAAAAAGTATACTGCTAGTATGGAAATTCTACCACCCGAGAACAAGAGACAAAGGACGGAAAAGGGTGTTGACGAAGCTTCTAATTCTACATTAACTAAATCTGGCAACAGTTATTTTGATGAAGAGCCCTTCGTATACATTAATCCTGATGATACTAGCATCAAAACTATTGT TGATTTTTATGGTATCGATCCTAGTTTTCCCCGtgatcaattttttgttagaAATCAAAGCGGTATTCCCGTTAgatcaatttattttgcatGTTCTTTgttcaaagaaattattgaaGCCAACACGAATCGTGTGAAATTCGTGCACGGCGGTGTTAGATTCTTTGTAAAGCAGGAAATCAGTCAACTGTTGAAAGATTTCTCGCTAAAAGCTAACAAAGATATTTGCAATTTTCGTATTCATAGTAACGGTGTCAATATCATTAGCCCTTTCTTAAACGAGAAGCATTTTTACGATGCTGGgttaaaagatttaaaaattttggttaaAAACGAGTACCCACATGTTGAGCAGTTTTCTGAGAGCGgaatgttaaaaaaggaatttgaaaaaatgccTCTAGGATGTAACATCCTTAGAGTGGATGCTCAAACAAAAGATGGTGCACTCATGGATATGTTAATATTACAGCCTATCTGGCGAAGCCCTACGAGCTGTAATTTAATGCTTGCTAGAAAAGAGAAGCA AAATCTTTCGTTGGAATTATTTGGAATGGACgtgtaa
- the bet1 gene encoding SNARE protein Bet1, which translates to MGSRFGRRKERNGDMLPLYESQSPQHLDSLENENDERISKLTGKVKSLKELTMNIGTEITSSTKLMESMNDSFDSTKSLLSGTMTRLKNVSKNGGISIWMWLAFFCLVALILVLVRF; encoded by the exons ATGGGATCAAG ATTCGgtagaagaaaagaacGCAATGGCGATATGTTGCCCTTGTATGAGTCTCAATCTCCTCAGCATTTAGACTCCttggaaaatgaaaatgatgaacGGATTTCAAAGTTAACTGGAAAAGTCAAGTCTTTGAAAGAG CTTACTATGAATATTGGGACTGAGATAACGTCTTCTACTAAGTTGATGGAGTCAATGAACGACTCATTTGACTCGACCAAGTCACTTTTGAGCGGGACAATGACTCGATTAAAGAATGTTTCGAAGAATGGAGGAATTTCAATTTGGATGTGGCTCGCCTTCTTTTGCCTCGTTGCGCTTATCCTCGTTTTGGTAAGATTTTAG
- the atp18 gene encoding F0-ATPase subunit J, translated as MSFFGLKRYSTPILKPMLPFFLGGAIVFYGTVKLRDAMMDSAEYRNDPRNPKAGKYGSDH; from the exons ATGTCGTTCTTTGGCCTTAAAAGATATTCTACTCCTATTTTAAAACCTatgcttcctttttttctagGGG GAGCCATCGTATTCTATGGTACTGTAAAGCTTCGTGATGCTATGATGGATT CTGCGGAGTATCGCAATGATCCTAGAAACCCAAAGGCTGGAAAGTACGGAAGTGATCATTAA
- the hhp2 gene encoding serine/threonine protein kinase (CK1 family) Hhp2, whose translation MTVVDIKIGNKYRIGRKIGSGSFGQIYLGLNTVNGEQVAVKLEPLKARHHQLEYEFRVYNILKGNIGIPTIRWFGVTNSYNAMVMDLLGPSLEDLFCYCGRKFTLKTVLLLADQLISRIEYVHSKSFLHRDIKPDNFLMKKHSNVVTMIDFGLAKKYRDFKTHVHIPYRDNKNLTGTARYASINTHIGIEQSRRDDLESLGYVLLYFCRGSLPWQGLQADTKEQKYQRIRDTKIGTPLEVLCKGLPEEFITYMCYTRQLSFTEKPNYAYLRKLFRDLLIRKGYQYDYVFDWMILKYQKRAAAAAAASATAPPQVTSPMVSQTQPVNPITPNYSSIPLPAERNPKTPQSFSTNIVQCASPSPLPLSFRSPVPNKDYEYIPSSLQPQYSAQLRRVLDEEPAP comes from the exons ATGACGGTTGTTGACATTAAGATTGGTAATAAATATCGTATAGGTAGAAAAATTGGTTCTGGCTCCTTTGGTCAAATTTACCTGGGATTAAATACGGTAAATGGAGAACAAGTTGCTGTGAAATTGGAGCCTTTAAAGGCTCGTCATCATCAGTTAGAATATGA GTTTCGTGTGTATAATATTCTTAAAGGAAATATTGGCATACCCACAATTCGCTGGTTCGGTGTAACCAATAGTTATAATGCTATGGTCATGGATTTATTAGGCCCTTCTCTGGAAGATTTATTCTGCTATTGTGGAAGAAAGTTTACTCTTAAAACGGTTCTTTTACTTGCTGATCAACTCATCAGTCGCATTGAATATGTTCACTCCAAGTCATTCTTACATCGAGACATTAAGCctgataattttttaatgaagaagCACAGCAATGTTGTTACGATGATTGACTTCGGATTGGCGAAAAAATACAGGGATTTTAAAACTCATGTTCATATTCCATATCGAGATAATAAGAATCTTACGGGAACGGCTCGATATGCTAGTATTAACACCCATATTGGTATTGAACAATCTCGCCGTGATGACCTCGAATCGTTAGGTTatgttttactttatttttgtcGCGGCAGTTTGCCCTGGCAAGGCTTACAAGCTGATACAAAGGAGCAAAAGTATCAACGGATACGTGATACCAAGATTGGCACTCCTTTGGAAGTCCTTTGCAAAGGTCTTCCCGAAGAGTTTATCACTTACATGTGTTACACTCGTCAGCTTTCGTTTACCGAGAAGCCAAACTATGCTTATTTGAGAAAGCTGTTTCGTGATTTACTTATTCGTAAAGGATACCAGTATGACTATGTTTTTGACTGGatgatattaaaatac CAAAAGCGagctgctgctgctgccGCCGCTTCTGCTACAGCACCTCCACAGGTTACATCTCCTATGGTGTCACAAACTCAACCGGTTAATCCCATTACTCCTAATTATTCATCCATTCCCTTACCTGCTGAGCGGAATCCAAAGACTCCACAATCTTTCTCCACTAATATTGTTCAATGTGCTTCTCCCTCACCTCTTCCTCTCTCCTTTCGTTCTCCTGTTCCCAACAAAGATTATGAATACATTCCATCTTCGTTGCAACCTCAATACAGTGCTCAACTGAGGCGTGTTTTAGATGAAGAACCAGCTCCTTGA
- the atg15 gene encoding autophagy-associated lipase Atg15 — translation MSQLLFLRRFFFLFCFIIRISCTGVFESVIKSSENVPDKVNVKLQHVFHYGLNEDSISYYRLDVAKKSVYAESESKLPLKMKKGYSVHLKDQSRDALTDYRYKSMKGIYSEANSPADLWEQEAIVIPDITDKETIYSLGKMSYNAYQKIPFDGDWLDLGPDWNITPPEGFGWEEDGLRGHVFSNDDNSTIIIAMKGTSIFGIGRGTSQKDRVNDNLLFSCCCARVSWAWSTVCGCYKNTYTCSQTCLEDEVQDDSRYYSASLDIFYSVKELYPDAQIWLTGHSLGGATAALMGLSFGIPTVTFEAPGDRMAARRLHLPMPPGLPDEESLVWHFGHNADPIYLGKCTGPTSLCWAGGYAMESTCHTGQECLYDVVKDKGWHLSITHHRMQTVLNDVIDAYEKLPDCSHTPNCVDCYLWEFPDDDS, via the coding sequence ATGTCTCAATTGCTATTCTTGAGGcgctttttcttccttttttgtttcatcatTAGGATTAGTTGTACAGGAGTATTTGAAAGTGTTATCAAATCTTCGGAAAATGTGCCTGATAAGGTTAATGTCAAATTACAGCATGTATTTCATTACGGACTCAATGAGGACAGTATATCATATTATCGACTAGATGTGGCCAAGAAAAGTGTTTACGCAGAGAGTGAATCAAAATTGCcgttgaaaatgaagaaaggATATTCCGTTCACTTGAAGGATCAGTCTCGCGATGCGTTGACTGATTATAGATATAAGTCTATGAAAGGAATTTATTCTGAAGCGAATTCACCAGCTGATTTATGGGAACAGGAAGCAATCGTGATTCCTGATATTACTGATAAAGAAACGATTTACTCCCTTGGAAAGATGAGCTACAATGcttaccaaaaaattcctttcgACGGGGACTGGTTAGATTTAGGACCTGATTGGAATATAACTCCACCTGAAGGATTTGGTTGGGAGGAAGATGGTCTACGTGGACATGTTTTTTCCAATGATGACAATTCCACTATAATTATTGCGATGAAAGGTACGTCCATCTTCGGAATCGGACGCGGTACCTCGCAGAAGGATCGCGTTAATGacaatttacttttttccTGTTGTTGCGCTCGTGTCAGCTGGGCTTGGTCTACGGTTTGTGGTTGCTATAAAAATACATACACCTGTAGTCAAACTTGCCTTGAGGATGAAGTGCAAGATGACTCAAGGTATTATTCTGCATCATtggatattttttatagtGTTAAAGAATTATACCCTGATGCACAGATTTGGCTGACTGGACACTCATTAGGTGGCGCTACTGCCGCTTTAATGGGACTTTCTTTTGGAATTCCAACAGTCACTTTTGAAGCACCTGGTGATCGAATGGCTGCCCGACGTCTTCATCTTCCAATGCCTCCAGGATTACCGGACGAAGAAAGTTTAGTATGGCATTTTGGTCACAATGCTGATCCAATATATTTGGGCAAATGCACAGGTCCAACTTCATTATGCTGGGCCGGAGGTTATGCGATGGAATCAACTTGTCATACAGGACAGGAATGTTTATATGATGTTGTAAAGGACAAAGGGTGGCATCTTTCTATTACCCACCATCGTATGCAAACTGTTTTGAATGATGTTATAGATGCATACGAAAAATTACCAGATTGCTCACACACACCGAATTGTGTTGATTGTTACTTGTGGGAGTTTCCTGATGATGATAGTTGA
- the rpb5 gene encoding DNA-directed RNA polymerase subunit Rpb5, with amino-acid sequence MSAEEKNIVRVFRAWKTAHQLVHDRGYGVSQAELDLTLDQFKAMHCGMGRNLDRTTLSFYAKPSNDSNKGTIYIEFAKEPSVGIKEMRTFVHTLGDHNHKTGILIYANSMTPSAAKIIATVTGQFTIETFQESDLIVNITHHELVPKHILLSPDEKKELLDRYKLRETQLPRIQLADPVARYLGLKRGEVVKIVRRSETSGRYNSYRICA; translated from the exons atgTCTGcggaagaaaaaaacattgtTAGGGTGTTTCGTGCTTGGAAGACAGCTCATCAATTAGTCCATGACAGG GGTTACGGCGTTTCTCAAGCTGAATTAGATTTGACGTTGGATCAATTCAAGGCCATGCATTGTGGCATGGGTCGTAATTTAGA TCGTACAACTTTGAGTTTTTACGCAAAACCTTCCAATGATTCAAATAAAGGCACAATCTATATCGAATTTGCAAAAGAGCCCTCCGTTGGtattaaagaaatgagAACTTTTGTTCATACTTTAGGTGATCATAATCATAAAACTGGTATTCTAATTTATGCCAATTCCATGACCCCAAGTGCCGCTAAAATCATTGCTACTGTCACCGGCCAGTTTACCATTGAGACTTTCCAAGAAAGCGATTTGATTGTCAACATTACTCATCATGAGCTTGTTCCTAAACatattcttctttcacCGGatgagaaaaaagaacttttaGACCGCTACAAGTTACGTGAAACTCAATTACCCCGTATTCAACTAGCTGATCCTGTTGCTCGTTATCTTGGTTTAAAAAGGGGAGAAGTTGTGAAGATTGTCAGAAGAAGTGAAACTAGTGGCCGTTATAATAGCTACAGAATTTGTGCATAA
- the rad4 gene encoding BRCT domain protein Rad4: protein MGSSKPLKGFVICCTSIDLKQRTEISTKATKLGAAYRSDFTKDVTHLIAGDFDTPKYKFAAKSRPDIKIMSSEWIPVLYESWVQGEDLDDGLLVDKHFLPTLFKCRVCLTNIGQPERSRIENYVLKHGGTFCPDLTRDVTHLIAGTSSGRKYEYALKWKINVVCVEWLWQSIQRNAVLEPQYFQLDMPAEKIGLGAYVRLDPNTTEAKSYSENQKISKNKEKSGQSLAALAEEADLEPVIMKRGKKRDRSILWEELNNGKFEFSSRSEENSVLLDDFTPETVQPLEENELDTELNIENEAKLFKNLTFYLYEFPNTKVSRLHKCLSDNGGQISEFLSSTIDFVVIPHYFPVDELPIFSFPTVNEWWIERCLYYKKIFGIDEHALAKPFFRPSLVPYFNGLSIHLTGFKGEELSHLKKALTILGAVVHEFLGVQRSILLVNTNEPFSMKTRFKIQHATEWNVRVVGVAWLWNIIQSGKFIDQVSPWAIDKKENQEIKKFTNQNNMVFPTSDRDTRLQNSLAQQPIGHSTPHNSPSLLSVKKRQNNHIRSNTLIQLNSNSKDSTIFPRRSVTVPGDKIDTVWKSSVTKPETPTSPQEHVSYIDPDAQREKHKLYAQLTSNVDAIPPANDLQNQENGLLLITESHRKLRRR from the exons ATGGGTTCTTCTAAACCACTCAAAGGCTTCGTGATATGTTGTACCAGTATCGATTTAAAGCAAAGG ACCGAGATATCTACAAAAGCAACTAAACTTGGTGCTGCCTATAGATCAGACTTTACTAAGGATGTCACGCATCTTATAGCCGGCGATTTTGATACTCCAAAATACAAG TTTGCCGCAAAATCCAGACCAGACATAAAGATTATGTCTAGTGAATGGATACCTGTTCTTTATGAAAGCTGGGTACAGGGAGAAGATCTGGATGATGGCCTGCTCGTCGATAAACACTTTCTACCAACTCTATTTAAATGCCGGGTTTGTCTTACCAACATTGGCCAACCAGAGAGATCTcgtattgaaaattatgtGCTTAAGCATGGTGGTACATTTTGCCCTGACTTAACTAGAGACGTAACTCATTTAATAGCTGGCACCTCATCGGGTCGCAAATATGAATATGCATTAAAGTGGAAAATCAACGTAGTTTGCGTTGAATGGTTATGGCAAAGTATACAAAGGAATGCTGTCCTTGAGCCGCAGTATTTCCAATTGGATATGCCAGCCGAAAAAATTGGACTTGGCGCGTATGTTCGTCTAGATCCCAATACTACGGAGGCAAAGTCTTATTCtgaaaaccaaaaaataagcaagaataaagaaaagtCTGGTCAATCCTTGGCTGCATTGGCGGAGGAAGCGGATTTAGAACCCGTGATTATGAAACGGGGAAAGAAGAGAGATAGAAGTATTTTATGGGAAGAACTTAATAAtggaaaatttgaattttccAGCCGTTCTGAAGAAAATTCAGTACTACTGGATGATTTCACTCCCGAAACTGTTCAACCCTTAGAAGAAAACGAATTAGATACGGAACTCAACATCGAAAACGAAGctaaactttttaaaaatttgactttttatCTTTACGAGTTTCCAAACACTAAGGTCTCCAGGCTTCATAAATGTTTGAGCGATAATGGAGGCCAGATTTCTGAATTTTTGTCTTCTACCATTGATTTTGTCGTTATACCTCATTATTTCCCTGTCGATGAATTGCCCATCTTCTCATTTCCTACAGTTAATGAGTGGTGGATAGAAAGGTGTctttattacaaaaaaatctttggaATCGATGAACATGCCTTAGcaaaacctttttttcgTCCATCTCTGGTTCCTTATTTTAATGGTCTTAGCATTCATCTTACTGGATTTAAGGGGGAAGAACTTTCGCATTTGAAGAAGGCTCTCACCATCTTGGGAGCAGTTGTGCATGAATTTCTTGGGGTCCAACGAAGTATTTTGTTGGTAAACACAAATGAACCTTTCAGTATGAAAACTAGATTTAAAATACAACATGCTACAGAATGGAACGTTAGAGTCGTCGGAGTAGCTTGGTTATGGAACATCATTCAAAGCGGAAAATTCATTGATCAAGTTTCTCCATGGGCTATCgataagaaagaaaatcaagaaataaaaaaatttacaaaccAAAATAATATGGTATTTCCAACGTCTGATAGAGATACACGATTACAAAATTCTCTTGCTCAGCAGCCAATAGGACATTCTACGCCTCATAATTCTCCTTCCTTATTATCGGTTAAAAAGCGCCAAAACAACCATATTAGGTCTAATACATTGATTCAACTAAATTCTAATTCAAAAGATTCAACCATATTTCCTCGGAGATCCGTGACAGTACCGGGCGACAAGATTGATACTGTTTGGAAGTCATCAGTTACAAAACCAGAAACTCCGACATCTCCACAAGAGCATGTTTCATATATAGATCCAGACGCTCAACGTGAGAAACATAAGCTTTATGCTCAGTTGACTTCTAATGTAGATGCTATCCCGCCTGCTAATGATCTCCAAAATCAAGAAAATGGGCTTCTATTAATTACCGAGAGTCATCGAAAACTCCGTAGGCGTTGa
- the alg1 gene encoding mannosyltransferase complex subunit Alg1 yields the protein MLVLKIVLFLSLVIWFNLKKRTDKKRIIVLVLGDIARSPRMQYHAVSFAKLGWKVDLLGYQHPGSSVGLFESHENIRFYPIPSLPAYLQPKNRLQFLFLGPLKVLHQFLALNWALFVRKPASFLFIQNPPCIPVFFIAQCLHILRGTKFIIDWHNFGYSILALKLGKQHTFVKLLKIYEKYMARGAYAHLTVSKRMKDVLQTWGMNPCYVCYDRPPNHFTPIKNEQKKQMSIKKIPCEYNPSSTKLLITSTSWTPDEDIYILWEALNEYDKTLDTPKLLVLITGKGPMKEEFSQYIKKHPLHKVRFCMPWLSIEDYPQVMACADLGVCLHTSSSGLDLPMKVVDLFGCGVPVIALSYPTISELVHDGENGLIVNDSKALSKKMQYLLTHANELNSLKLGALKESEYRWDDEWNKVIPPIVQGSN from the exons ATGCTAGTATTGAAgatagttttatttttatctttGGTGATATggtttaatttaaaaaagaggacggataagaaaagaattattgTTCTCGTCCTAGGAGATATTGCAAGAAGCCCTAGAATGCAATATCATGCCGTTAGCTTCGCTAAACTTGGATGGAAGGTTGATTTGTTAGGCTATCAGC ACCCCGGGTCATCTGTAGGACTTTTCGAAAGTCATGAAAACATTCGTTTTTATCCCATTCCTTCACTTCCTGCGTATCTTCAACCTAAGAACCGCCTtcagtttttgtttttgggACCATTGAAGGTTTTACATCAATTTCTTGCACTGAACTGGGCTCTTTTTGTTCGAAAACCTGCTTCATTCCTGTTCATTCAAAATCCTCCTTGCATCCCTGTTTTCTTCATTGCTCAATGTCTTCATATACTACGTGGTACAAAATTTATCATAGATTGGCATAACTTTGGATATTCAATACTTGCGTTGAAATTAGGGAAGCAGCATACCTTTGTTAAATTacttaaaatttatgaGAAATACATGGCCCGAGGAGCATATGCTCATTTGACTGTCTCTAAACGGATGAAAGATGTTTTACAAACTTGGGGAATGAA TCCTTGCTATGTATGTTATGATAGACCCCCCAACCACTTTACTCCCATTAAAAATGAAcagaaaaagcaaatgtctatcaaaaaaataccttGTGAGTACAATCCTTCTTCTACGAAGCTCTTAATTACTTCTACCTCTTGGACACCAGACGAGgatatttacattttatgGGAGGCTCTTAATGAGTACGACAAAACTTTAGATACGCCCAAGCTTTTGGTGCTGATAACTGGAAAAGGCCCGATGAAGGAAGAATTTTCTCAGTACATTAAGAAGCATCCATTACACAAAGTTCGTTTTTGCATGCCTTGGCTCAGTATTGAAGATTATCCGCAGGTTATGGCCTGCGCAGATCTTGGTGTATGCTTGCATACTAGTTCAAGTGGACTTGACTTGCCTATGAAAGTTGTAGATTTGTTTGGCTGTGGTGTCCCTGTTATTGCGCTTTCTTATCCAACGATTTCTGAATTGGTACATGATGGCGAAAACGGGTTGATCGTTAACGATTCAAAAGCTCTATCGAAAAAAATGCAG TATTTATTAACTCATGctaatgaattaaattcattGAAACTGGGTGCTCTCAAGGAATCTGAATATCGTTGGGATGATGAATGGAACAAGGTCATCCCTCCTATAGTTCAAGGTTCAAATTAA